A single region of the Metarhizium brunneum chromosome 6, complete sequence genome encodes:
- the cbk1 gene encoding Serine/threonine-protein kinase cbk1, giving the protein MPSSPSLPLGDAVSSISSLGTDKSSVVGNNSTRKTSVDSRVSQSTSNKASPKRRRSRRHPWSRSSPDAGTLQTIDEGLYQPQPTILTVEKAAGAKVYLETYFNNLLNKPNARAARQQYLESQLYYSPHLDLDEKDVIRRSFYYQETCHSRETRVMTIKSLLSLDRQDLSYAENYDCLKVLGRGSFGVVKLVREKASEAHAFPRQVYAMKIIRKSEMLRSCQEGHLRAERDFLVASEGSNWIVPLVASFDDLTSLYLVMEYMPGGDFLGLLIRENILPESVARFYIAEMILAVEEAHRLKFIHRDIKPDNFLISASGHLKISDFGLAFDGHWSHDLSYYNCQRYSLLGRLGIRVDGDAEDRKKSANISSQIPWLQAMKEILDRHERKSSIGIILYECLYGHTPFFADDGRKQTKSNILDHKKIFSFPHRPLISDKCKDLVYRLIQDKELRLCSRRYQMKDRCQVDNRRYTDIFGRHVFPDDAEDIKSHRWFKNFPWDRVHAINPPFVPHITSLDDTHYFDESDPFTEPMASSENETVDPTPDHIRWVLRECRPVVQNLAIELIATPYDSTRLRSADRRIDRTFNISPEERKTLKTFIRMYGRKERKRPRDILLRDQSTKTLALDVRKKTAFMGYGWRRMRPGGYITPNLGKYEMAEL; this is encoded by the exons CGCAATCAACTTCCAACAAAGCAAGTCCGAAACGACGTCGGAGCCGTAGGCATCCGTGGTCCAGATCTAGTCCGGATGCTGGCACCTTGCAAACCATCGACGAGGGGCTATATCAACCACAGCCCACAATCCTCACTGTTGAGAAGGCAGCAGGCGCCAAGGTGTATCTTGAAACTTACTTCAATAATCTTTTAAACAAGCCGAACGCTCGGGCTGCTCGCCAACAATATCTAGAATCCCAGCTCTACTACAGTCCGCATTTGGATCTAGATGAAAAGGATGTCATCAGACGATCATTTTACTACCAGGAGACGTGCCACTCAAGAGAGACACGAGTAATGACAATAAAATCTCTTCTTTCTCTCGATCGTCAAGACCTTTCCTACGCGGAAAATTATGACTGCCTAAAGGTGCTTGGCCGAGGCAGCTTTGGGGTTGTCAAATTAGTACGTGAAAAAGCTAGTGAGGCGCATGCGTTTCCTCGGCAAGTTTATGCAATGAAGATCATACGAAAGTCGGAGATGCTTCGGAGCTGCCAAGAGGGACATTTAAGAGCAGAGAGGGATTTTCTTGTCGCCTCAGAAGGTTCCAACTG GATTGTTCCATTGGTAGCCAGTTTCGATGACCTGACAAGTCTTTACTTGGTGATGGAATACATGCCAGGTGGAGACTTTCTTGGTCTATTGATTCGAGAAAACATACTTCCTGAGTCAGTGGCAAGATTCTACATTGCTGAAATGATTCTGGCGGTTGAGGAAGCGCATCGACTCAAGTTCATTCATCGTGACATCAAGCCTGACAATTTTCTGATATCGGCATCGGGACATTTAAAAATATCGGACTTTGGGCTCGCATTTGACGGACACTGGTCTCATGACCTTTCATATTACAACTGCCAGCGTTACTCTTTGTTGGGCAGACTGGGTATCCGTGTGGATGGCGACGCAGAGGATCGAAAGAAGTCTGCCAATATTAGTTCACAGATACCCTGGCTGCAAGCAATGAAGGAAATTTTGGACCGCCACGAACGGAAGAGT AGCATTGGCATCATTCTATATGAGTGCCTTTATGGGCATACCCCTTTCTTTGCCGACGATGGTCGAAAACAGACGAAGAGCAACATCTTG GATCACAAAAAGATCTTCTCGTTCCCACATCGACCTTTGATTAGCGATAAATGCAAGGACTTGGTATATCGGCTGATTCAGGACAAGGAGCTCCGGCTATGCTCGAGGCGGTACCAAATGAAGGATCGCTGCCAGGTTGACAATAGACGATACACGGATATCTTTGGAAGACATGTCTTTCCAGATGATGCGGAAGATATCAAGTCTCACCGCTGGTTCAAGAATTTTCCCTGGGACCGTGTTCATGCCATCAACCCACCGTTTGTGCCACACATAACTAGTCTCGATGACACTCATTATTTTGACGAGTCAGATCCTTTTACAGAGCCCATGGCTTCCTCTGAGAACGAGACAGTGGACCCGACACCTGATCATATTCGTTGGGTGCTGCGAGAATGCCGGCCTGTGGTTCAAAATTTGGCGATCGAGCTGATTGCAACCCCATACGATTCGACAAGACTGCGTAGTGCTGATCGCAGAATTGATAGAACTTTCAATATCTCGCCTGAAGAGCGCAAGACTCTCAAAACATTCATTCGTATGTATGGAAGAAAAGAACGCAAGCGACCCAGAGACATATTATTGCGAGATCAGAGCACCAAAACATTGGCCTTGGACGTGAGAAAAAAGACGGCATTCATGGGGTACGGGTGGCGTCGGATGCGTCCCGGGGGGTACATAACGCCAAATTTGGGGAAATACGAGATGGCGGAGCTCTAA
- the dut-1 gene encoding Deoxyuridine 5'-triphosphate nucleotidohydrolase gives MSAAPESVAAATTSPPAKRVKTDLSTMEAPPALQVKKLSDKARLPTRGSAFAAGYDIYASKDTAVPARGKVLVDTDISIAVPAGTYGRIAPRSGLASKHFIDTGAGVIDADYRGQVKVLLFNHAETDFEIKEGDRIAQLVIERIYTPEVVEVQELEESVRGAGGFGSTGGFANGTAA, from the exons ATGTCTGCCGCCCCCGaatccgtcgccgccgcaaCCACCTCACCGCCAGCCAAGCGCGTCAAGACCGATCTCTCCACCATGGAGGCCCCTCCCGCATTGCAAGTCAAGAAGCTCTCCGACAAGGCTCGCCTACCTACCCGCGGCAgtgcctttgccgccggctACGACATCTACGCTTCCAAGGATACCGCCGTCCCTGCGAGGGGCAAGGTCCTCGTCGATACAGACATTAGCATTGCCGTGCCCGCCGGAACTT ATGGCCGTATCGCCCCCCGTTCAGGACTGGCATCCAAGCACTTCATTGacaccggcgccggcgtcattGACGCCGACTACAGGGGCCAAGTCAAGGTGTTGTTGTTCAACCACGCCGAGACCGACTTTGAGATCAAAGAGGGTGATCGTATTGCCCAGCTGGTTATTGAGCGGATTTATACCCCAGAGGTTGTGGAGGTGCAGGAGTTGGAGGAGAGTGTTCGTGGAGCCGGTGGTTTCGGCAGCACTGGTGGATTTGCCAATGGCACTGCTGCTTGA
- the css1 gene encoding Inositol phosphosphingolipids phospholipase C, giving the protein MPLANIETGQAQHSTENDVDPTLPSELTLLTLNCWGLLHISALRTPRLAEIGRHIAALEPTPHIVCLQECWVQDDYRAIRDATRAILPHGKFYHSGAFGGGLAILSRWPIEESSMFPYKLNGRPTAFWRGDWYVGKGVATAKVRYGPGRKDIIEVFNTHTHAPYESEPNDSYLCHRTAQAWDIAKLVRGATDRGHLVVALGDFNMIPLSLAYRIITSGAPIRDTWRILHPDSSIGASDQAEEKARGLPVPTAEHNLLVNGAASDTVYNTWRWSKQEQKKLKHDPCPVDPHTKDPQGKRIDYVFASTGDVSGGTGWIVKSAAVEITGRHPELNCSLSDHFGVRATLQRHTLSGGAVQKPTEHDLQLRYNEEHTCRLTLSDYDEILALTKKYASRERQQRYWRGLHFYASVLIWIGCLVAVWFSPRNFVSFLLMLLASLGLATGVIDGLLALLFFSGEIRGLKEFEWEVQNARAAAVSRGSS; this is encoded by the exons ATGCCCTTGGCTAATATTGAGACCGGCCAAGCGCAGCACAGCACTGAAAATGACGTGGATCCGACCCTTCCATCAGAACTCACCCTCCTGACCCTCAACTGCTGGGGCCTCCTCCATATATCGGCCCTTCGCACTCCTCGCCTCGCCGAAATAGGTAGACATATAGCTGCACTCGAGCCGACTCCTCACATTGTATGTCTCCAAGAATGCTGGGTTCAGGACGATTACCGTGCCATCCGAGACGCTACGCGGGCCATTCTACCTCATGGAAAGTTCTATCACAGTGGTGCGTTTGGGGGTGGTTTAGCCATCCTAAGTCGTTGGCCTATTGAGGAGAGTTCCATGTTTCCTTACAAACTGAACGGACGGCCAACCGCTTTTTGGAGAGGTGATTGGTATGTCGGGAAGGGTGTTGCCACAGCCAAGGTGAGATACGGACCAGGTAGAAAGGACATCATTGAAGTCTTCAACACACAT ACTCATGCTCCCTATGAAAGCGAGCCTAATGACTCGTATCTCTGTCACCGAACCGCCCAGGCATGGGACATCGCCAAACTGGTCCGCGGTGCCACTGACCGTGGGCACTTGGTCGTCGCCCTTGGTGACTTCAACATGATCCCCCTCTCCCTCGCCTACCGCATCATCACATCCGGCGCCCCCATCCGGGATACGTGGCGTATCCTCCACCCTGACAGTTCCATCGGGGCATCGGACCAAGCCGAAGAAAAGGCTCGCGGTCTCCCCGTCCCTACAGCCGAGCACAACCTCCTTGTCAACGGAGCAGCCAGTGATACAGTCTATAACACGTGGAGATGGAGCAaacaagagcaaaagaagCTCAAGCACGATCCCTGCCCCGTGGATCCTCATACAAAAGACCCCCAGGGCAAACGCATAGACTATGTCTTCGCATCAACAGGCGACGTCTCCGGTGGAACAGGCTGGATAGTCAAATCTGCTGCTGTAGAAATTACAGGTCGCCACCCAGAGTTGAATTGCTCCCTGTCTGATCACTTTGGCGTCCGGGCCACTCTTCAACGGCACACTCTTTCTGGCGGTGCTGTTCAAAAGCCCACCGAACATGACTTACAGCTTCGCTATAATGAAGAACATACTTGCAGGCTCACCCTCTCCGACTATGACGAGATTCTCGCCTTGACGAAAAAGTATGCTTCTCGAGAAAGGCAGCAGCGATACTGGCGTGGTCTTCACTTTTACGCGTCTGTACTTATTTGGATTGGCTGCTTAGTAGCTGTGTGGTTCAGTCCGCGCAACTTTGTTTCCTTCCTCCTCATGCTGTTAGCCAGTCTAGGCTTGGCCACAGGTGTTATAGACGGTCTCCTGGCTTTATTGTTCTTCTCCGGCGAGATTCGTGGTCTCAAAGAATTTGAATGGGAGGTCCAAAATGCCAGGGCCGCTGCCGTTTCACGCGGGTCATCTTAA
- the PBP2 gene encoding PAB1-binding protein 2 has product MSASPPQPTSTKRPLEEASSPSRATDQPDAKRPALDKVIKNDEEREASESTIDVADKNGDEDGSKSDQPDVPVTDGGSDTKAAGASNVTASSDAAANSAAAHDETSWIHIRAVISSPEAATIIGKGGENVSNIRKMSNAKCTVSDYQKGAVERILTVSGIVDAVAKAFGLIIRTLNNEPLGEASTASSKTYPLRLLIPHILIGSIIGKGGARIREIQEASGARLNASDSCLPMSSERSLVVMGVADAVHIATYYVGSTLLEQLNERFGGPAASAYATRSGAPAGSIPGGMQVVPYSPQPASGHYGRPENYGRHQDRRAHHMPPATYPPHYPHNAAPPNPAMPMQYGGQQAAYGGAPHATQHMPPHVGPQPHGGPQGPPMQHGMPGGPLTQQIFIPNDMVGAIIGKGGQKINEIRQISGSVIKINEPQDNSNERLVTITGTEECNRMALYMLYSRLESEKHRV; this is encoded by the exons ATGTCTGCCTCGCCGCCCCAGCCAACCTCGACGAAGCGTCCTCTGGAGGAggcttcctcgccgtcccgTGCCACGGACCAACCCGACGCGAAGCGCCCAGCACTGGATAAGGTCATCAAGAATGATGAAGAGAGGGAAGCTAGCGAATCCACAATTGACGTCGCCGACAAGAACGGAGACGAAGATGGCAGCAAGTCAGATCAGCCAGATGTTCCTGTAACAGACGGAGGCAGCGATACGAAGGCCGCTGGTGCATCCAATGTCACGGCATCGAGCGACGCTGCGGCAaactctgctgctgctcacgACGAGACATCTTGGATTCACATTCGAGCTGTCATCTCGAGTCCGGAAGCCGCCACAATCATTGGTAAAGGTGGCGAGAACGTTTCTAACATTAGGAAAATGTCGAATGCCAAATGCACCGTCAGCGACTACCAGAAGGGTGCTGTTGAGCGAATCCTGACAGTCAGCGGAATAGTAGATGCTGTTGCCAAG GCATTTGGCTTAATTATTCGCACGCTGAACAACGAGCCGCTTGGTGAAGCCTCTACCGCTTCTTCCAAGACATATCCCCTACGTCTCCTGATCCCCCACATTCTCATTGGCTCTATCATTGGTAAGGGTGGTGCTAGAATTCGTGAGATCCAGGAAGCTTCCGGTGCCCGGCTCAATGCCTCTGACTCCTGCCTACCCATGTCGAGCGAGCGATCCCTTGTTGTAATGGGCGTTGCGGATGCTGTCCACATCGCCACATACTATGTTGGGAGCACGCTGCTAGAGCAGCTTAACGAACGCTTCGGTGGTCCAGCCGCTTCGGCATATGCCACACGCAGCGGTGCCCCGGCAGGCTCTATCCCCGGTGGCATGCAAGTTGTCCCTTACTCGCCTCAGCCGGCTTCCGGTCACTATGGACGACCAGAGAACTACGGCCGCCACCAGGATCGACGGGCTCACCACATGCCTCCGGCTACCTACCCTCCACACTACCCGCATAACGCTGCTCCTCCCAATCCCGCTATGCCTATGCAGTATGGAGGTCAACAAGCAGCCTATGGAGGTGCCCCCCATGCCACGCAGCATATGCCTCCTCATGTTGGTCCCCAGCCTCATGGCGGCCCTCAGGGCCCACCCATGCAGCATGGCATGCCCGGTGGCCCTCTTACGCAGCAAATTTTCATTCCCAATGACATGGTCGGCGCTATTATTGGCAAGGGTGGCCAGAAGATTAATGAAATTCGGCAAATCAGTGGTAGTGTGATCAAAATCAATGAGCCTCAAGACAACAGCAACGAGCGACTGGTCACCATCACGGGTACGGAGGAGTGCAATCGTATGGCATTGTATATGCTCTACTCGAGACTCG AATCGGAGAAGCATCGAGTTTGA